From Helicoverpa zea isolate HzStark_Cry1AcR chromosome 12, ilHelZeax1.1, whole genome shotgun sequence:
TTGCTAGAAATTGCAaaagttctgaaaaaaaaaattatatcaacTCCCAATCATGTTTTTAACAAGTTTTAAGTAATCTGCTGATAATTCTTGAAAAACGTTTGTATCTTTTGCAGGATGAAATCCTCTCAACAGCATTCTTAGTGGCTCATTACCTGAAAGGTATTGGCTTTactaaaaaggtatatttactGGGTTCCAATGGAATCGGAGAAGAATTAAAAGCTGTTGGAATTAGACATATTGGTGTTGGGGTAAGTTAtgtgaaaatgtatttaaaattagttcttaaataattgcatttaagGTTTGAATTaatgatgaaatatttaatttcagccTGATCCTGTGAAAccagattttaaaaatatgcagCCATCGGAATTAGACCCTGAAGTTGGCGCAGTAGTGGTGGGCTTTGATGAACATGTCAGTTACCCAAAGTTCATGAAAGCAGCTTCCTACCTTGCATCTGAAGAATGTTTATTCATTGCAACAAATACTGACGAAAGGTTTCCTAAGGGCGGATCTATTGTTGTGCCAGGAACTGGTACATTGGTCAGGGCTGTTGAAACTTGTTCTGAAAGGAAAGCTCTGGTTCTTGGAAAGCCTCATAGTTATGTTAGGAAGTATCTTGAATCTTGTGGACTGAACCCTGCAAGGACTTTGATGATTGGGGACAGGTAAAGGCTTTTTATTTATCAACCCCTCTTTTTCAAGTACAAATATGGTACTAATGTTGAACTTTGTCATTCATGTTGTGGAAGAAATTCTATAAGACCCTTGAGATTGGTCAccttttttaatagaaacattTTACCATGCATATTTTGAAGTAGGTATTGGTTAACACTAATAAGATACATAGACAGTTTAATCAGTTTTGGTCAAAGGAAAACTGATTGAAATGGCCATTCAATTAAGCTGCTAGCCAGTTTAATTGAATTGCTATTTCAATCAGTCGGCTGCATCATATTCACTTTGCTATCAATTTGACTTCagaatttcattcaaaattctCACTCACAACAACTCAATCATTTAATCTTGATTTTTCAGATGCAATACTGACATCGAGCTAGGTGTGCGCTGCGGCTTCCAAACACTTTTGGTGCTGTCAGGAGTCACTTCGAACAAGGATTTAGAAAAACTGCGCAATGAAAAGACTCCGCCGCTACCTGACGTCGTCTTGCCGAAGTTAGGGGATCTACTCCCTCTACTACTGTCATAGTACAAGTAC
This genomic window contains:
- the LOC124635446 gene encoding glycerol-3-phosphate phosphatase-like is translated as MFKLLNKILNINSVSLHSSIKIYGIVKLPHQSRHLSTSGTMFKSAVFSLQDASKDQVQEFLNSFDTVLTDCDGVLWIDNNAIPGAADAMNHFRKLGKKIFYVTNNSTKIRSEFAAKATQLGFIANQDEILSTAFLVAHYLKGIGFTKKVYLLGSNGIGEELKAVGIRHIGVGPDPVKPDFKNMQPSELDPEVGAVVVGFDEHVSYPKFMKAASYLASEECLFIATNTDERFPKGGSIVVPGTGTLVRAVETCSERKALVLGKPHSYVRKYLESCGLNPARTLMIGDRCNTDIELGVRCGFQTLLVLSGVTSNKDLEKLRNEKTPPLPDVVLPKLGDLLPLLLS